The genomic DNA aaaatcgcacacaATGCCAcgcgcactcacacacttGCACATAATGTGAGGAATTTACCAACGTAAATGGATCTAAACTCCCTGATTAGAATATGGTGATAGCATCTATTCGCTTCATTGATAAGAGTGGTTGAAGTGGTAGCAAAAACGGAACGATTAACTTCTTTCACAATCGTACTATTGTTTTTCtcatcaaacacacaaagtAGTTCTAAAAAAGGGGGCAAGAAAGTTTCGTAGATTCTAAACATCAAAGGACACAGCACAGCACTCATAGCACAGCATAGCTGACCACAGACAGGTAGCCAGCCACCTTGCTTGCCTGCCATCTTTGTTCGTTGCTACGgtaatacttttttttcggcCGTAAATGCGTACGTTGGGAGGCTTCATTTCGTCAAAACGGCGGCTGCGACGGCATTCATTTTGACGAtgagagggggaggggggggggtaacAAATCagcttcattttcatttcacgGCTTGCCTCGGTCACTGATCGATTATTTTCGTTGCTAAAGATGTTTTGGTGACGCGGGTGGGACAGTTGGAAATGTTGCGTTTTGTCGTAACGAAAAAGCGAAATACTTACACAATGAGTTCGTCCAGAAAATGTGTTGCTTTCCTCGCGAAGAAGAAGTCACGGGATGATGGTTCAACAATCAGAGATAGATTTTCCCTAAAGATGGGTGCGATGACTCTGTGTGTCCTCTCCGGGGTCCTTTCTCGCGAGCTCCTCCGTACCGTTGTTCCTTTCGGATGCAGCGTACGAgcgttgcgtgtgtgtatgggtaCGTGACTGTGCGAGTGTAAGTGTGTACAAAAGCACGCACACGACCAAAACCCTCTAGACACTgcttttgcacaattttcgcACTGCACACAAAGAGGATTAAATACACCTCACCACATTAAATGCACGAGCTTGCGAAGCTGAGGGTTGGTAGGTAGTTTGCACTAAggattcttttctttttctttctcacaaacactcacacacacacaaatttcaCCTTGACTCACAAATCGTCGCGCACACACGGGGGTGGTGGTCTCGCTTTGGGGGTGCGAATAAAACTCTCACCCAACGAGAAGATGCTCCAGAGCACAATaatcagcacacacacacacaacgacgacgacagctAGCTAGCTGACGATGATGCTGGTGATGACGATAATAGTGAGATGGTCAGCCCCTTTGCGAAACAAAAGGATAACTGGGCAATGTAGGCGACGATGTGTTGCACATAACAACGCCACactacacactcacacacgccccgttctgctgctgctgatcacGGATCGAAACTTTTCTGCAAAGCAACTGCCACACTGCGCACTGCACTGCCGAAATTAGGCGTTCCAACTTTGAGGGTCGCGTACACGAACACGTTCGCTGGTCACGCACCCGCGATGCGTCCgggaaaaaggaggaaaatctGTCTAGCGaaagcgacgacgacgacgacgacgtcttTTCGCGATACTTCTTTTCTGTAACTCGCTCTGTTCGGAAAAACGCTGATGAtggcgctgctgctgacgaATACGGGGCAAGTGTGCTgcgtggagtgtgtgtgtgtgtgctttggtCAATCCTCACGCACACATGCACTTACGCTTTATCGTACATCTCTTTCTAGCCACAGCTAATTTGCTTTGCCAACGCGTACGCTGTTCTTTGTAACGGATGATTAACagcaacacgcacacatagaAATTCGAAATATTCAACCGAATTTTTCAACTGTCAACTTGCTTGCTTGAGCAAGAATACCATATGTGAAATTttctttgctataaaattcaCGAAAATTATGGGTACAAAATGCGTTTTCGTCGTGATTTCCGAAAACAAGTAAAGAATTCTTAATTTATTTGCAATCGAAACTTAATTTCGTATGTAAAGTAAaggaaatcattttaacaCAACAATAATCCAGCCGGGGTGACAAAGTAAACTCAACAAATGTCAATCACTCTTCAGTACTCCGTGTTCGGTTGATCAAAACAGTCgcataattgtttgtttttctacaAATTTTCATTCGATGGTGCTGTGCAAAACTGGAACGGTATGGAGCATGAAAAACCCTATTTTGCCGTAATAGCTGGATTATGTGCGTCGTTTGCGAGCTTGTTCGGAAAGTTGACCTCAAACAGTGGCCGACTCGTGGGTTGGGCTGGACTTTCCAACGtaagtaaacaaacaatcgCGATTAATGTCTTTTCGATTCTGTTGCTCTGTGTATGAAAAGGTTTAAGCGAACATTAAAGTTATAATTTTGCCCTCATAATTGCATATTTCAATCGGCTATGATGAAAAACACCAGAGCGAAGCTTTCTAGCGCCTAGTCCGCTGCTGTCAAATCGCTTGTTTATGCTGGATCTGTTTTGACAGATGCTAAGGTGACCAAACACAAGTGGGTGAGgggtggcgaaaaaaaaaacacagaggCTTGCTGGCTAGAAAGGACGCCTCCGTTGTTTGGCATTCCGGGATTGGGAAGCGCAGCTATTCCTGGTGCTAAAAGACAACCACAATAAACATACGGCGGTGGCCAACAAGCCTATTCGGGAACAAGAAGCTTGAAGTGTGGTGCCACAGCGTACGTGCACGATGGGTCCGACCAAAATCACCCCCGAAGATCAGGCGTTCAATATCGTGTTTGTGGGAGAAGTGAAAAAACATCCGTGCTTGTTCGATAGCGGGAACCCGGACTACAAGCAGCAGTCACTGCAGGACAGGGCCTGGCTGGAAGTATCAAATAGCGTCGGCGAGAGTACAGACACCTGCAAGAAGCGCTGGCGCAACTTACGATGTTGCATGACCCGCTACCAGAAATCGGTCCGTGACAGCAGCGATCAAACAGCGAACGCACGACGCAAACCGTACTACCTGTACAGCCACATGCAGTTCGTACTGCCCCATTTGAAGGCACGAGAGGAAAGCAGTACCTACGAACCGGATGAAACGTTGTGGGCGAAAGCAGAGAGCGAATCGTTGAGCAAGcacgacgaggaggaggaagacgaTGACAACGAACCGAACGAAATTGAAACGATCGACGTACCGGAGGAGGAACATAGCCAGCAAATTAAGGACAGTATTCTGAGTTCCATAAAGATCGTACCGATCGGGCAAGAACAACGGTCGGTTAcagaccaccaccagcagcagcatcaggaGCAGGAAATGCTCGAGCAGCACGACACAAATCCAGCCAGCACGACGGAGTATGAAATCATAGCGGCACCTCCGCTCAAACAAGCCCGCCTGTCTAACACACAAACCAGCGTTGGTTCCATGAGTCCGACCGGCGGAAGTCCGTTACAAACTTCAGGAACGGATGCGAAGCGCGACCTGCTTGCCCAGCGCCAGTTTTTTACGATTCAAACAGCAAACATCCCCATGCCCTGCTACTCAACACCGCTAACGTCCCAAACCATTccccatcatcagcagcagcaacagcatcagcagcaaacgATGTCCCAACCACAGCTACAAACGCAAGTACCACCGCAATTCACCATCATCCCGAACACACCGGTTATAGCGAGCGAAGCGGATCATAACTTTTTCCAAAGTCTCGTACCCGACATTCAGGCGATGACGATGGAACAGAAGCGAAAGTTTAAAATTGGCATCCTGCAGCTAATAGACGATATTCTCAAAACGTAAATACCAAAACACGGAGCCACCGCAAGTGTCCGAACCGCAGTGGCATTTTTtagaaaattatgaaattttaTATGAACAATTTGTCAAAAGGCAAAGGCAAAACCACCACAAACACTAAGCTCTAGCCCAAATGAACTACCAGACAGTACCCGCACTGGATCATTCAGTGTTGTGCAATAGATCTTAAAAGTACGATAAATTGTAATGTAAGCAGACGGCAAGCGAAAGATGAATCAATGTATCGTATAAGATATGTAGTGTGTAATGGAAGAAAGCTAGTAGAAGGATAACGAGAGAGattttaagataaaaataatttttagaTTTAGGAAAAATTTTAACCTACCCCCCTCATCTTCTCTCGTCCCACATCCTTCATCGACGTAATTAATTGTGTGTCCATTGTAAAACGTGTAACAAAGCTTAATTTATTCTAAGGATAATTTTATCTGATCACACTCGATAATAGAATAAAAGTTCAAAACGATGTACCTAACGATTAATCGTAGTTGTATT from Anopheles stephensi strain Indian chromosome 2, UCI_ANSTEP_V1.0, whole genome shotgun sequence includes the following:
- the LOC118508029 gene encoding uncharacterized protein LOC118508029; this encodes MGPTKITPEDQAFNIVFVGEVKKHPCLFDSGNPDYKQQSLQDRAWLEVSNSVGESTDTCKKRWRNLRCCMTRYQKSVRDSSDQTANARRKPYYLYSHMQFVLPHLKAREESSTYEPDETLWAKAESESLSKHDEEEEDDDNEPNEIETIDVPEEEHSQQIKDSILSSIKIVPIGQEQRSVTDHHQQQHQEQEMLEQHDTNPASTTEYEIIAAPPLKQARLSNTQTSVGSMSPTGGSPLQTSGTDAKRDLLAQRQFFTIQTANIPMPCYSTPLTSQTIPHHQQQQQHQQQTMSQPQLQTQVPPQFTIIPNTPVIASEADHNFFQSLVPDIQAMTMEQKRKFKIGILQLIDDILKT